The following proteins come from a genomic window of Desulfovulcanus ferrireducens:
- a CDS encoding type I restriction endonuclease subunit R, with amino-acid sequence MIKEQEIEQGLIKKLEELKYIHRDDIRDRDALEKNFREKFEALNRVRLTDAEFERLLDSIISPDVFTCAETLRHRNTFEREDGTPLHYQLVNLKDWCKNSFEVVNQLRINTKSSFHRYDVILLVNGLPLVQIELKSLQISPRRAMQQILEYKHAPGNGYTNSLLCFMQLFIVSNRSNTWYFANNNQEHFRFDSDERFLPIYQFADPKNKKVTHLDDFAEAFLAKCTLAEMISRYMVLIQSERKLMMMRPYQIYAVQAIVDCIHQNRGNGYIWHTTGSGKTLTSFKASTLLKDNPDVEKVLFVVDRKDLDRQTRQEFNRFQPGCVEENTNTETLVRRLLSDAYADKVIVTTIQKLGLALDSNHKKEYRKRLEPLRDKRIVFIFDECHRSQFGENHKAIREFFPKAQLFGFTGTPIFEQNATYRTIEGQEARMVTTADIFEKQLHGYTITHAIDDGNVLRFHVDYYKPEGVPIKPGEILTKQKVVEAILEKHDAATNHRRFNALLATASIDDAIEYYRLFKEIQAQRMADDENFRPLNVACVFSPPANGNRDIAQLQEDLPQEKADNQKEPNRKKEALQAIIADYNQRYGTNFDIGSFDLYYQDVQQRIKDQKYLNSDLPRDKKIDLTIVVDMLLTGFDSQYLNTLYVDKNLKYHGLIQAFSRTNRVLNDSKPYGNILDFRAQKAAVDEAITLFSGEAGERAREIWLVDPAPKVVEKLEEAFDQLKEFMQSQGLDCRPEEVANLRGDDARTAFINHFKEVQRLRTQLDQYTDLDEQLREEIEKLLPKDNLQAFRGVYLDVAEQLKKKQDKTTDPDDPVQQLDFEFVLFDSALIDYDYIMKLIARFSEKEPKRQKMTREQIIGLLSSNAKFLDEREELIEYVNTLKEGEGLTEKEIRDGYERFKAEKHARQLENIAQKHNLSTDALQSFVNGILDRMIFDADALTELLAPLGLGWKARAKKELELMDDLTPLLRKLAQGKEISGLEVYEQ; translated from the coding sequence ATGATAAAAGAACAAGAAATCGAACAAGGGCTGATCAAAAAGCTTGAAGAACTTAAATACATACACCGCGATGATATCCGTGACCGTGATGCTTTAGAGAAAAATTTTCGCGAGAAGTTCGAGGCGCTCAACCGTGTCCGACTCACCGATGCCGAGTTTGAGCGTCTGCTCGACAGTATCATCAGCCCGGATGTTTTTACCTGTGCCGAGACCCTGCGCCATCGCAATACTTTCGAGCGCGAAGACGGCACTCCGCTGCATTATCAACTGGTCAACCTCAAGGACTGGTGCAAAAACAGCTTTGAGGTGGTCAACCAACTACGCATCAACACAAAAAGCAGTTTTCACCGCTATGATGTGATCCTGCTGGTCAACGGCCTGCCCTTGGTACAGATCGAGCTGAAGAGCCTGCAAATCAGCCCACGCCGGGCCATGCAGCAGATCCTCGAATACAAACATGCGCCCGGTAATGGCTATACCAACAGCCTGCTCTGCTTCATGCAACTGTTCATAGTCAGCAACCGCAGCAATACCTGGTACTTTGCCAATAACAATCAGGAACATTTCCGCTTCGATTCTGATGAGCGCTTTCTGCCCATTTATCAGTTCGCGGATCCCAAAAATAAAAAAGTTACTCACCTTGATGATTTTGCTGAGGCATTTCTTGCCAAGTGTACCCTGGCCGAGATGATTAGTCGCTACATGGTGCTGATTCAGAGTGAGCGCAAGCTGATGATGATGCGTCCTTATCAAATCTATGCGGTCCAGGCCATTGTGGATTGTATTCATCAAAATCGCGGCAACGGCTATATCTGGCATACCACCGGTAGCGGTAAAACGCTCACATCCTTCAAGGCATCAACCCTTCTCAAGGACAATCCGGACGTTGAAAAGGTCCTGTTTGTTGTTGATCGTAAGGATCTGGACCGCCAAACCCGGCAGGAATTCAATCGCTTCCAGCCAGGATGCGTGGAAGAGAACACCAACACCGAAACCCTTGTGCGGCGCCTGCTCTCCGACGCCTACGCCGATAAGGTCATCGTTACAACCATTCAGAAGCTCGGCCTGGCTCTGGACAGCAACCACAAGAAGGAATACCGCAAACGGCTTGAACCCCTGCGGGATAAACGCATTGTCTTTATCTTCGACGAATGTCACCGCTCCCAGTTCGGCGAGAACCACAAGGCCATTCGTGAATTTTTCCCCAAAGCCCAGCTCTTCGGCTTTACTGGCACGCCCATCTTCGAGCAAAACGCTACCTATCGCACCATTGAAGGCCAAGAAGCGCGGATGGTCACCACTGCCGACATCTTTGAGAAGCAGCTCCACGGCTACACCATCACCCACGCCATTGACGACGGTAATGTGCTGCGCTTCCATGTGGACTATTATAAACCCGAAGGAGTTCCCATCAAGCCGGGTGAAATCCTGACCAAGCAAAAGGTAGTTGAAGCCATACTGGAAAAACATGACGCAGCCACCAATCACCGTAGATTCAACGCTCTCCTGGCCACCGCATCCATCGACGACGCCATCGAGTATTACCGGCTGTTTAAGGAAATACAGGCGCAAAGAATGGCAGATGATGAAAATTTCCGGCCGCTCAATGTGGCCTGCGTCTTCTCGCCACCAGCCAATGGCAACAGGGACATTGCCCAGCTTCAGGAAGACCTGCCCCAGGAGAAGGCCGATAACCAGAAAGAACCAAACCGGAAGAAGGAAGCGCTCCAGGCCATTATTGCCGACTACAATCAGCGCTACGGCACTAACTTTGATATAGGTAGTTTCGACCTTTACTATCAGGATGTGCAGCAGCGCATCAAGGACCAGAAATACTTAAACAGCGATTTACCGCGCGATAAGAAGATCGACCTCACCATTGTAGTTGATATGCTTCTCACCGGCTTTGATTCACAGTATCTCAATACCCTCTATGTAGATAAAAATCTCAAATACCACGGACTGATCCAGGCTTTTTCCCGGACCAACCGGGTGCTCAACGATTCCAAGCCCTACGGCAACATTCTCGACTTCCGTGCCCAGAAGGCCGCCGTGGATGAGGCCATCACTTTATTTTCCGGTGAGGCAGGCGAGCGCGCCAGGGAGATCTGGCTGGTGGATCCTGCTCCCAAGGTGGTGGAAAAGCTTGAGGAAGCGTTTGACCAACTCAAAGAGTTCATGCAGTCGCAAGGGCTGGATTGCCGACCGGAGGAAGTGGCCAACCTAAGGGGCGATGATGCCCGCACTGCCTTCATTAACCACTTCAAAGAGGTGCAGCGCCTTAGAACCCAGCTCGACCAGTACACTGATCTTGACGAGCAACTCCGTGAAGAAATAGAAAAACTGCTGCCCAAAGATAACCTGCAGGCGTTCCGAGGTGTCTATCTCGACGTGGCCGAGCAGTTGAAAAAGAAGCAGGATAAGACCACCGATCCTGACGATCCGGTGCAACAGCTCGACTTCGAGTTCGTGCTGTTTGATTCCGCGCTCATTGACTACGACTATATCATGAAACTTATCGCCCGCTTTAGCGAAAAAGAGCCTAAAAGACAGAAGATGACCCGCGAGCAGATCATCGGCCTGCTTTCCAGTAATGCCAAATTTCTTGATGAGCGGGAGGAACTGATCGAATATGTGAATACCCTTAAAGAAGGCGAAGGTCTGACGGAAAAGGAAATCCGTGACGGCTACGAACGGTTCAAGGCTGAAAAACATGCCCGCCAGCTCGAGAATATCGCTCAAAAGCACAATCTTTCGACCGATGCCCTTCAATCCTTCGTTAACGGGATTCTGGATCGTATGATTTTTGATGCCGATGCTCTTACCGAATTGCTCGCTCCCCTGGGCCTGGGTTGGAAGGCACGGGCAAAAAAGGAACTGGAACTTATGGACGACCTTACGCCGCTTTTGCGCAAGCTTGCCCAGGGCAAAGAGATTTCAGGGTTAGAGGTTTATGAACAATGA
- a CDS encoding AIPR family protein has translation MDRIIKSHLKKFAEEYSIIDKEVSKQFEQFANYSIISRYYPARFKPEHLTTGDPECGIDGIAFIIDGELVTTQDEAQQIFKRPKREIEVTIIFIQAKTTDSFKRDGIVKFSDAVLDFTKESPNLPMDSTLQEAHNVFSFIIDNVGKVSRGKPICHAFYVTTGTYKEEPEIAASLQNMNEILKQTGLFSDVNVAPIDRDQLINLWTATWSNIEARLEVKGYLPLPEIEGIEESYICIVPAKHLIERVLSDQEGKLRTYIFEENVRSFLGEDNPVNKKIIETIINPNQRDKFAVLNNGITIIAPNVKVQSDNIYIENFQIVNGCQTSYILYLYRDHVDDSVMLTAKIIEVENQDLVSEVIRATNSQTKVEEVQFLSLRPIVRKIEQFFNAMGEEGNEEIKLYFERRSKQFVGLGIPEIRIFDLKELARSVASMFFERADLAARYPTQMFQELSEELFDEQNHPIAYYTASLALYRIHLLIANGRLPTNYRKYKWHLLLCLKHIITQQSNPRLTEEKKIEKYCETIINACKELTDKTLNYFKNAANVIEAVGEVDRDKLKTSTYIDQLKKHIYS, from the coding sequence ATGGATAGAATAATTAAAAGTCATTTAAAAAAATTTGCTGAAGAATATTCAATTATAGACAAAGAAGTTAGCAAGCAATTTGAGCAGTTTGCAAACTATTCTATTATTTCAAGGTATTATCCAGCAAGATTTAAGCCAGAGCATCTTACCACTGGCGATCCTGAATGTGGAATTGATGGGATAGCATTTATAATAGATGGAGAACTTGTCACTACTCAAGATGAAGCCCAACAGATATTTAAGAGACCAAAGCGTGAAATAGAAGTAACTATTATTTTTATACAAGCTAAAACAACTGATTCTTTTAAAAGGGACGGTATAGTAAAATTTTCGGATGCTGTACTGGATTTTACTAAGGAAAGTCCTAACTTACCAATGGATTCTACATTACAAGAAGCTCATAACGTCTTTTCTTTTATTATAGACAATGTTGGTAAAGTTTCCCGTGGAAAACCAATATGTCATGCTTTTTATGTTACGACAGGAACTTATAAGGAGGAGCCAGAAATAGCAGCTTCATTACAGAATATGAATGAAATTTTAAAGCAAACAGGATTGTTTTCTGATGTAAATGTAGCCCCCATTGATCGTGATCAACTCATTAATCTTTGGACTGCAACCTGGTCAAATATAGAAGCAAGATTAGAGGTCAAAGGTTATTTACCACTCCCAGAAATTGAAGGAATAGAAGAATCTTATATTTGCATTGTGCCCGCTAAACATCTGATTGAACGGGTGTTGTCTGATCAGGAAGGTAAACTTAGAACGTACATTTTTGAGGAAAACGTAAGGTCGTTCTTGGGAGAAGATAATCCGGTAAATAAGAAAATTATAGAAACAATAATAAATCCTAATCAAAGAGATAAATTTGCAGTACTTAATAATGGTATAACTATTATTGCTCCAAATGTCAAAGTGCAAAGTGACAATATTTATATAGAAAACTTTCAAATAGTAAATGGATGTCAAACTAGCTATATTCTCTATTTATATCGTGATCATGTTGATGACTCCGTGATGTTAACTGCAAAAATAATTGAGGTAGAGAATCAAGATTTAGTAAGTGAAGTCATCAGAGCTACAAATAGTCAGACAAAAGTTGAAGAAGTACAATTTCTATCTTTGAGGCCAATTGTAAGAAAAATTGAACAGTTTTTTAACGCAATGGGAGAAGAAGGAAATGAAGAAATAAAATTATACTTTGAGAGAAGATCTAAGCAATTTGTCGGGCTGGGAATCCCAGAAATTAGAATATTCGATTTAAAAGAACTTGCCAGATCTGTAGCTTCTATGTTCTTTGAGCGTGCTGATTTAGCAGCTAGATATCCCACTCAAATGTTCCAAGAGCTGTCTGAGGAATTATTTGATGAGCAGAATCATCCAATAGCTTATTATACTGCATCACTTGCATTATATAGGATTCATTTACTTATCGCTAACGGACGACTTCCTACGAATTATAGAAAATATAAATGGCATTTACTACTATGCCTTAAGCATATTATTACTCAACAGTCAAATCCACGCCTGACAGAAGAAAAGAAAATAGAAAAATATTGTGAAACTATCATCAATGCTTGCAAAGAATTAACAGATAAAACCCTCAACTATTTTAAAAACGCGGCTAATGTTATTGAGGCTGTTGGTGAAGTTGACCGAGACAAACTTAAGACTTCTACTTATATTGACCAACTAAAGAAGCATATTTACTCCTAA
- a CDS encoding tyrosine-type recombinase/integrase: protein MAYKRIRKGKVQWLAEVRVMVQGRMVRKTKICSSKTEALKWELEIKENLQKQNTRMTNSEFSVEQEPTCAKWATAYLEFCQDRVTPRVWQEKKDALERFFKGSSPDMLVKEITSELAMNKLKKRRQETTGYQANKDLVHLKAAWNWGQKYLSGWPQVPNPFNLPKFPYKKWTKYVPPIEDVEKVLDVMRPRDKTMLLFLLHTGARKNEVFNLKWKDVDFANNQVWLTTRKRRGGMEERDTVPLTSELRQALLNLRAESGQYEHVFVTKEGKPYKDRSAWLPRACKKAGVKTFRFHAIRHLTASWLDAHNVPLTTIQRILRHRNPHTTARYLHELRGVQVDLDAIFSRKKPAKILEFKKEKASNE from the coding sequence ATGGCCTACAAAAGAATACGCAAGGGCAAGGTGCAATGGTTGGCCGAGGTAAGGGTAATGGTTCAAGGGCGTATGGTAAGGAAAACCAAAATCTGTTCCAGCAAGACCGAGGCTCTGAAATGGGAACTGGAGATCAAAGAGAACCTGCAAAAGCAAAACACCCGGATGACAAATTCGGAATTTTCAGTTGAGCAAGAACCGACTTGTGCAAAATGGGCGACTGCATATCTGGAATTCTGCCAGGACAGAGTAACTCCAAGAGTCTGGCAGGAAAAAAAAGATGCTCTTGAACGTTTTTTCAAGGGAAGCTCTCCAGACATGCTGGTCAAGGAGATAACTTCAGAACTGGCAATGAACAAACTGAAAAAACGGAGACAGGAGACAACAGGGTATCAGGCAAACAAGGATCTGGTTCACTTAAAGGCTGCCTGGAACTGGGGACAGAAATATTTGTCTGGCTGGCCGCAGGTTCCAAATCCTTTCAATTTGCCTAAGTTCCCTTATAAAAAATGGACAAAATATGTTCCACCCATAGAAGATGTTGAAAAAGTGCTGGACGTGATGAGGCCCAGAGATAAAACCATGCTGTTATTCCTTTTGCATACTGGGGCGAGAAAGAATGAGGTGTTTAACCTGAAATGGAAAGATGTTGATTTTGCCAATAATCAGGTATGGTTGACAACCAGAAAGAGAAGAGGTGGCATGGAAGAAAGGGATACTGTTCCTCTTACAAGCGAGCTTAGACAGGCCCTGTTGAACTTGAGAGCAGAAAGCGGTCAGTATGAGCATGTGTTTGTTACCAAAGAGGGTAAGCCATACAAGGATCGTAGTGCATGGCTTCCCAGGGCCTGTAAAAAGGCGGGAGTGAAAACTTTCCGTTTTCATGCAATCAGACATCTGACCGCTTCCTGGCTGGATGCCCATAATGTGCCTTTAACCACGATCCAGCGAATTTTAAGACATAGAAATCCACATACAACGGCCAGGTATTTGCATGAACTCAGAGGTGTCCAGGTAGATCTGGATGCAATTTTCAGCCGGAAAAAACCGGCAAAGATTCTGGAGTTTAAAAAAGAAAAAGCCTCTAATGAATAG